Genomic DNA from Candidatus Abyssobacteria bacterium SURF_5:
AGGACACGGTGGTTCAGGGCGGCTATCCGATGGAGATGCGCTATGGCGGCCCGCGCGAGGCGTTGCTTCATGCCGTGTTCCGGCAGAACTACGGATGCAGTCATTTGATCGTCGGCCGCGACCATGCCGGTGTCGGCGACTACTACGGCCCGTTCGACGCACAGAAGATATTCAACGAGATTCCCAAGGACGCCCTCGAGCTCAAACCGCTTAACATCGACTGGACATTCTATTGCCATAAGTGCCGCGGCATGGCCTCCATGAGGACCTGCCCGCACGGCAAAGAGGATCGTCTCCTGCTCAGCGGAACAATGCTTCGCAAAATGCTTTCTGAGGGAGGCGAAGTTCCTGCCGATTTCAGCCGGCCCGAAGTCCTCACCGTCTTGAAGGAATACTACGCAGGTTTGACGGAAAAGGTTGAAATCAAGTTGCATGGAGCCGCCACCGGCGAAGCTGCCAAAAAGAAATAGGATGAGAGAAAGGGTTTAGTTGCAGCATGTACTTATTCTCGGTGAAAGGAGGTATTCCGAAAAAAGAAATTATCCATTTTTTCGTAAATCGAAGTAGACAGAGGGTAACTAAAACGGCTTAAGGAGTTAAACAATGCCAAGCTATGTGAACCCGGAAAAATGCGACGGCTGCAAGGCATTGGACAAGACCGCGTGCCAGTACATCTGCCCGAACGACCTCATGGTGCTCAATAAGGACCTCATGAAGGCATACAATCGGGAACCCGAAATGTGCTGGGAATGCTACAACTGCGTGAAAATCTGCCCGACGCAAGCCGTCGAAGTCAGAGGGTACGCAGATTTCGTTCCCATGGGCGCAAACGTCACCCCAATGCGAAGCACTGAAGACATCATGTGGACCGTGAAGTTCCGGAGCGGCCAAATCAAACGCTTTAAATTCCCCATCCGCACCACACCGGAAGGCTCTGCCGTTCCGGATGGCGGCTGGAAAACGGGTACAGACGACCTGAGCAGCCCCATCCTGTTCACGGAACCGGCTTCGGGCGGCATGTCGGATTTGGCGAAGCTCAACAAATAAGGGGAGGAGGTGAGATAAGTGGCTGATTTTCAAAATGTAGAAATTACTACCGATCTCTTGATATGCGGCGGCGGAATGGCGGCGTGCGGCGCTGCTGTTGAAGCTGCATATTGGGCAAAGAAAAGTGGCGTGAAAGTGACGCTGGTTGACAAGGCGGCGATGGACCGCAGCGGCGCTGTGGCCATGGGGCTTTCGGCCATCAACCAGTACGTGGGCCTGAAAGACGGCGAAAACACGCTGGAAGACTACATCAAGTACGTTCGCAACGACCTCATGGGGATCACGCGCGAGGACTTGGTCGCCAGCATCGCCCGGCACGTGGATTCCACCGTGCATCTGTTCGAAAAGTGGGGGCTCCCCATTTGGAAAGATGCTGAAGGCAAGTACGTCCATGAAGGCCGCTGGCAGCTCATGATCAACGGCGAATCCTACAAAGTGCTCGTCGCAGAGGCTGCGAAAAATGCGCTCGGCATGGATAACATCTATGAGCGCGTGTTCATCGTCGAACCGTTGTTGGACGGTGATCGGATCGCCGGTGCTGTCGGTTTCAGCGTCCGCGAAAACAAATTCTATGTCTTCAAAGCAAAGGCCGTTCTGGCTGCCATGGGCGGCGCAGTGCACGTCTTCAAACCTCGCTCAGCGGGTGAAGGTCTGGGGCGCGCCTGGTATCCGCCGTGGAATTCGGGCTCCAGTCTGTATTTCACCGCTCGCGCCGGCGCTGAGCAGACCTGTCAGGAAGTGCGCTTCATCCCGGTGCGCTTCAAGGACGGGTACGGTCCGGTCGGCGCCTGGTTCCTCCTGTTCAAATCCAGGGCCACCAACGCCATGGGCGGCGACTATATGGTCGAACGGAAACCGGAACTGCAGAATTGGCTGCCGTACGGCAACGTGAAGCCGGTCCCGGCGAATCTGAGAAATTATCTCGGTATGCTCGATATCATGGAAGGCAAAGGCCCCATCTACATGCGCACTGAAGAAGCCATTCAGAAGCTGGCCGAAGCCGAGCCTGATGAGAAGAAGAGAAAGAAGAAGCTGAAGGAACTTGAGAGCGAAGCGTGGGAAGACTTCCTCGACATGACCATTTCACAGGCCGTCCTATGGGCCGGCACAAATGTCCAGCCCGAAGAGAAGCCGTCGGAAATCGCGGCGTCCGAACCTTATTTCATCGGTTCGCATTCCGGCGCGTCCGGTGCGTGGGTCAGCGGCATGAAGGACCTCGCTCCGCCGGAGTACTTCTGGGGCTATGGCCACATGTCGACCGTGAAAGGGCTGTTCTGCGCGGGTGACGCATCCGGCGCCTCCAGCCACAAGTTCTCCTCCGGTTCCTGCACCGAAGGCCGAATTGCGGCGAAAGAAGCCATCCGCTTCATCGTCGAGAACAACACTCAGCCCAAAGTGGATGCGGCAGCGGTTGCCGCTCTGAAGGAAAGACTCCTGAAGCCGCTCGAAATCTTCCAGCAGTTCAAGGGAGCCTCGAGCGATCCCAATATCAATCCGAACTACATGAAGCCGAAGATGTTCATGTTCAGGCTTCAGAAGGTCATGGACGAGTACGCTGGCGGTGTCACCGCGCAGTTCACTACCAACAAGAAGTCGTTGGAGCGGGCGCTTGAATTAATCGGTTACCTCAAAGAGGATTCCGATAAACTCGCGGCCGAAGACCTGCACGAGTTGATGCGCTGCTGGGAAAACGTCCAGAGGCTGTGGCAGGCCGAAGTGCACGTCCGCAGCATGCTCTTCCGTGAAGAGACTCGCTGGCCCGGATACTACTTCCGGTCCGATTTCCCGAAGATGGACGAGCAAAACTGGAAGGTTTTCGTCAACGCGAAATGCGACCCGAAGACCGGCCAGTGGGAAATGGCAAAAAGACCCGTCATTTCCATCATCAGCTAGAAAAACAACTTCCTCCGGGCGCCCAGTGCGCCCGGAGGAACCTTTTTACAGAAGTGCTTTTCGGCGGAGATTCTGCTCACCGCCGGTTGAACAAATGCAGGTAAGCATGGTGGTTCAAATGAAAATTACCGAAACTCCATCCTGTCCACATTGCGGGTCTCAGATGAAGAGATGGCAGGTGCCGGACGCAGGCACGTGGGACGCGGAGTTTCACTATGTATGTTTCAATGACGACTGCCCCTACTTTGTCAGGGGGTGGAACTGGATGCAAGAGCGGTATAATGCTCGTGCCTCATATCGTCATTGCATCGATCCAACAACCGGCTGTTGCCGTCCGCTTCCCGTGTGGTCGGAATCGGCCCTCAAGGATCGAATCGTTTTCGACAACCGAATCAATAGAGAAGTTCAGAAGTTTCCATGAAAGATTTTGAAGATATCAAAGAAGCCATTCTGACTGATGCGCCTCGATTCAAAGAAACCGACAGGTTCAAATTCTCTTGCCACAGAGGAGTATCCTGCTTTACCGACTGCTGCGCCGACGTAAATATTTTCCTCACTCCCTACGACATCCTGCGGATGAAGAAGCGCCTCGGAATATCATCTGACGAATTCCTCTCGCGTTACACGCTGATTCCTTTCAATGAAAAACAGCAGGTGCCCGTGGTCGTGCTGAAAATGCTGGAAAATGAGAAGAAGCAATGCCCTTTCCTCTCGCCCGGCGGTTGTACGATCTACGAAGACCGGCCGTGGGCGTGCCGCATGTATCCGCTCGGCCTGGCGTCGCCGAAGGACAACGGCAATGGAGAAGAACAATTTTATTTTCTCATGCAGGAGGGGAATTGCTGCGGATTCAAAGAAGAAAAGGAATGGTCCGTCCGCCAATGGCTCGAGGACCAGGGTATTATCGAATATAACAAGATGGGAGAGTCTTTCAAGGCAATCGCGCTGCACGAGTACTTGCAACAAGGAAATCACCTCGATCCGGACAAGATGGAAATGTACCACATGGCGTGTTACAACCTGGACAAGTTCAGGCGGTTTGTCTTTGAAAGTCGTTTCCTGTCCTATTTTGATATAGATGCAGAACTTGCGGAGTCACTGCGAAACGATGATCTGCAACTAATGCAATTCGGTTTCCGCTGGCTCAGGTTTGCGCTGTTTAATGAACCCTCAATCAAGATCCGTGATGAAGTGCTCGCCATCCGGAAAATACAGTTGGGAAAACAAGCACAGTGAATGGAGACGCTATGAGTACTAACGGCAAGATTCTCGTAATCGGCGGCGGCATCAGCGGCATTTCCGCGGCTGCCGACGCTGCTGAATTCGGCTACGATGTGGTGCTCGTCGAAAAAGAACCCTGCCTCGGCGGCCGCGTCATACGAATGAATCAGTATTTCCCAAAACTGTGTCCGCCTTCTTGCGGCATGGAAATCAATGTGCGTAGAATCCGCCAGAACCCGAAGATCAAGGTCTACACCATGGCCGAGATCGAGAAGGTTTCCGGAGGTCCCGGAGATTATTCCGTCAGCATCCGCATTAGGCCGCGCTACGTGACGGGGAAACAGCCGGTCGGCCAGGCCCATCTCGATGCCGTTACCACGGAAGTCCCAAACGATTTTAATTACGGCATGAACTCGACCAAGGCGCTGCATCTCCCGCATGAGACGGCGTTCCCGATGCTGCACGTGCTCGAGAGGAGCAAACTCGGCGCGGAAGAAGTCGAGAAGCTCATGGCCGCTTCGCCCGCCGGCGCGATTGATCTCGACATGAAGGAAGAGGTCGTCGAAGAAAAGGTGGGCGCCATCATTATTGCCGCTGGTTGGCGCCCCTACGATGTCGCCAAACTGGATAACCTGGGCGCCGGCAAATACCCGAACGTAATCACCAACGTGATGATGGAAAGACTGGCATCCCACACCGGCCCGACCGGCGGGAAAATCACCCGCCCGTCCGACGGGAAAGAGCCTGCCACCGTCGCCTTCGTCCAGTGCGCGGGCTCGCGCGACGAAAACCATCTGCCTTACTGCTCGGCGCTCTGCTGCATGGGCTCATTAAAGCAGGCCCGCTACGTACGGGAAAACCTGCCCGAAGCGAAGATTACCATTTTCTATATCGATATTCGCACGATCGGGCGGTTTGAAAAGTTCTACTACGATCTGCTGGACGATCCCAATATCTCTTTCATCAAGGGGAAGGTGGCGAAGATAACCGAAGATGCGGCCACCGGAAATCCGATTGTTGAGGCCGAAGAAGTGATGCCGGGGGAAAAGCTGCGCGAGCAGTTCGACATGGTTGTCCTTGCAACGGGTGTCGTTCCGTCGACCGCCGACCTGAACATTCCAGGCCTCAAGCTTGAGAAAGATAGTGACGGTTTTGTCATAGACAGTCCGAATGGAAGCGGTATATTCGCCGCTGGATGTGCGAAAAGGCCCCTGGATGTATCCAGGTCTGTAAAAGACGCTACTGCGGCCGTGATGAAGGCTATCCAACTAATCAGGAGGTAATAGTCCCGTGGCAAGCAAAATCGGAGTATATATCTGCACAGGGTACGGGATAGGCGAGGCCCTGAACGTCGACGAATTGTGCGAAGTAGCTACGGACGAATACAAGGTCGACGTGTGCAAGACGGTTCCTTCCTGCGAAGGCGAAGACCTTGAGGGTATCAAAAAAGATATTGCCGAGCAGGGGCTTGAAAAAGTGGTGTTGGCAGGGCCGTCTCCACGGTTCTATTCGCCGAAGACATTCCCGGAGAATCTTATCGTCGAGTACGTCAACCTCAGAGAGCAGGTCGTATGGTGCCAGCCCCCGAGTGACGAAGACACTCAGATGATGGCCGCCGATTACCTGCGAATGGGGATCGTGAAAGTGCAAAAGACCAACCCGGTCGAGCCGTTCCCCGAAAGCAAGGATATCAATAAAACAATTTTGGTTGTCGGTGGGGGCATCGCCGGAATGACCGCGGCGCTCGAAAGCGCGGCCGCCGGATATGATGTCGTCCTGGTTGAGAAAAGCCCTCAGCTCGGCGGGTGGATGGCCAAGCTGAAGAAATCGACTCCCCGCACGGCCCCCTACGACAGCATCGAGGATACCGGCATAGAAGAAAAGATAAAGCAGGTACAGCAAAACGAGCGAATCAAAGTTTTCACCAGCGCCCAGATCGAATCGATCAACGGGGGCCCAGGCGTGTTCGATGTCAAGCTCAAGGGCGACGGCGACACCTTCCGCGTTGGAGCAATTGTTCAGGCTACCGGATGGAAGCCTTACCGGCCGGCCAACCTTGGCCACTTAGGTTTCGGTTCGCTACCGAACGTCATTACGAACGTCGAAATGGAAGAGATGGCGAAGAGCGGCAGCATCGCCCGCCGGTCCGACGGAAAGAAAGCCAAAAATGTCGTGTTCATCCAATGCGCGGGGTCGAGGGACAAGAATGAGCTCTCCTACTGCTCGTCAATCTGCTGCCTCAATTCGCTGAAGCAGGCGGCATATGTCCGCGAGCAGGACCCCGATGCGAAAGCATACATCGTTTACGAAAACATGAGGACGCCGGGCCAATACGAGTATTTCTACAAGAAAATGCAGCAGGATCCCGGCGTCTTTTTGACGAAGGGCAGCGTTGCAGGCGTCAAACCGAACGGCGATGGCTCGATGGAGGTCGAGATCAAGAACAGCCTGCTCGGGGAGGATATCCTTGTCGACGCCGATCTCGTCGTCCTTGCAACCGGGATGCTGCCGAATGCGGCCGACGGCGAAAAGATCCGTGCCGTCAAGGACGCCCGATCTTTTCTCGCCTCCGACCAAGGAGGCCCGCAGGTCGAAGAGATGAAGAAGAAGATCGCCATGTGGGAGAGCCATGAGGGCACCGAAATCTTGAACCTTAACTACCGTCAGGGACCGGATCTTCCGACCTTGCAGTATAACTATCCCGACTCCCACTTCATCTGCTTCCCCTATGAAACGCGGCGGACGGGCATCTATGCCGCCGGCGCGGTTCGCGCCCCGATGGACGGTCTCGGGAGTGTGGAGGATGCCACCGGCGCCGCCTTTAAAGCGATTCAGTGTGTCGAAATGCTTTCGCGCGGCGAGACTGTGCTTCCGCGTGCAGGCGACCGCTCGTATCCGGAATTCTTCCTTCAGAGATGCACCCAATGCAAGCGGTGTACCGAAGAATGTCCGTTCGGCACTCTGAACGAGGATGTCAAAGGAACTCCGCTGCCCAATCCTACACGGTGCAGGCGGTGCGGCATCTGCCTGGGCGCGTGTCCGGAACGCATCATCAGTTTCAAAAACTATTCCGTTGACCAGGTTGCTTCGATGATCAAGGCGATCAATGTGCCCGACGAGTTCGAGGAGAAACCGAGGGTCTTGGTGCTTGCCTGCGAGAACGATGCGTATCCCGCGTTCGATATAGCGGGACAAAAGGGACTGAAATACAGCTCGTTTGTGCGGATCATTCCGGTGAGATGCCTCGGCTCGGTCAATGTGATCTGGATCAATGAGGCCTTCGCCAAAGGGTTTGACGGCGTGATGTTGTTTGGCTGCAAGTACGGCGACGATTACCAATGCCATTTTATACGCGGCAGCGAATTGATGAATACGCGCGGAGAGAACGTCAGGGAGAAACTGAAGACGATGGCGCTTGAAAATGAGCGCGTCGAGCTGCACCAAGTTCAGATATCCGATTGGCACAAACTGCCCGGCCTCGTGAACGACTTCATGGAGGTCATCGAATCGGTAGGAATGAACCCGTTCAAGGGTATGTAGAGGAGGTTCTGTTCTCATGACGACGGAACTCATGGCCGAAACCGCTGAGAAGGAGCAGGCCACACCCCAAAAGGCAGGAAAGCAGATCGTGAAGATCGAGCCGGACCTCGATTTCATCAGAGAGATATCGGCGGCGGGCGGGGGTACCCTGAAGAAATGCTTCCAGTGCGCCACCTGCTCCGTGGTGTGTTCTCTTACTCCCGAATCGCACCCGTTCCCGCGGAAGGAGATGATCTGGGCGTCGTGGGGGCTGAAAGACAGGCTCATCAACGACCCCGACATCTGGCTCTGTCACCAGTGCGGAGATTGCTCCGTCAGTTGTCCCAGGGGTGCACGGCCGGGCGACGCGCTCGCGGCCGTGCGCAACTACATCTTTAAGACGTTCACGTTCCCAAGATTTATCGGGACCTGGCTGGGAGAGCCCAAATACCTGCCGCTGGTCTTCGGCATTCCATTTGTGTGGCTCCTCGTCATGCTGGCAATAGCCGGAACACTTGGCTCCATTCCCGCGGGTGAAATCGAGTTCTCCAAATTTTTGCCGCATCCGCACCTGTACGTCGTGTTCATCACCTCCACGCATCTTGCTGCGCTCGCGCTGGTTTTCAGCCTGGCGAGATTCTGGAAGATGCTCGGAACCGCCGAGGTCAACAGGAGTGGCGCGAATCCGGGCGGGCCCACTCAGGGTAACCTGATCGCCAGCGCCCAGGCCACGCTCAAGGAAGTTCTCACGCAGGCAAAGTTCAAGAAATGCGAGGAGAATAAGGAGCGCCACGTCGGCCATCTCTTGATCATGTATGGCTTCATAGCGATTGCGGTGGGAACCGGCATCGCCTTTTTCATGATGTACGGCCTCAAGATTCATCCGCCGTTCGCGCAGTGGACTCCTCCGAAAATACTTGGCCACTTGGGGGTAGTTGCGCTGATCGCCGGGCTGGTGATCGTTATCCGGGGCAGACTCGAACAAAAAGAGAATGTCAGCAAGGCCAGTTATCAGGACTGGTTCCTGCTGGTTGTGCTGCTGGCGGTTGCAGTGACCGGGCTGGCTGTTGAAATCATCCGGTTTGCCGGAATCGCATGGGCCGCATATTGGGGATACATCGTTCACCTGGTGTTTGTGTTCGCACTGATCGGGTACTTCCCGTACTCGAAGTTCGCCCACATGTTCTTCCGGTTTACGGCAATTCTTCACTCGAAATATACCGGCAGGGATATCGTTCTCGAACAAAGCAAAGGAACTGAAGCAAGAGCGGTCCAAATGGAAAAAGCCGCCGCCTGATGTTTCTGTTGGAGACGAATTGAAATGAAGGAAGCGCGCAAAATAGTGATCATCGGCGGGGTGGCATGCGGCCCAAAGGCCGCCGCCCGCGCTCGGCGGCGCGACCCGCACGCCGAGATAACCGTCATTGAACGCGGTTCGCTTCTCTCCTACGCAGGTTGCGGGATACCATATTACATCGGCGGCGCGATCCCTGAATACGACGGCCTGCGGAAAACACAGTACGGCGTCGTGAGAGACGAGCAATTCTTCGACTCGGTCAAAGGGATCCGAGTTCGCACACGCACTCTGGCTGAGGCGATAGACCGCAAAAACAAAACCGTTCAGATACGGAACCTGCAAACAGAGTCGATTGAACAGCTCCACTATGACAAGCTGGTTCTCGCAACAGGCGCGTCTCCCGCTCGGCCGCCGATCGAAGGCCTGGCGCTTGACCGCGTTTTCTTCGTGCACTACCCCCAGGACGCTTTGCGAATGCGCGAACTGATAGAAGGCGGCGAGGTCGATAAGGCCGTCCTCATCGGAGCGGGACGTATTTCCCTCGAAATCGCCGAGTCCTTGTTTGCGCATGCCGTCGATGCCGTCATCGTCGAATTGGAAGATTGTATCCTTCCAACCATGTTGGATCCCGAAATCGCCGCCACCGTCGCCGGAGCGTTGCGTGACGAAGGAGTGCAGGTTCTGGTCGGCGAAAAAGTCGTACGCATCCTTGCCAATCAAGACGGACAGGCATGCGGAGTAGTCACCGGGACACGGGAAATTCCGGCAGATATGGTGGTTGTGGCGACTGGAGTAAAACCAAATGTGCAATTGGCCGCCGCCGCCGGGCTGAAAATCGGCAGTACCGGCGCCATATCGGTAAACGAATACCTGCAAACGAACGATCCGGATATCTATGCCGGCGGAGATTGTGTTGAATGCGACAGTTTGGTTACCGGTAAAAAGCTCTATGCTCCCCTCGGCTCGACGGCCAATCGTCATGGCCGCGTCATCGGCGATAACATCACGGGCGGGAAATCGGTGTTTCCCGGCGTGGTTGGCACGTCCGTAATGAAAGCCATGGGTGTGAACATCTCCTCCTCCGGGATAACCGAGCGCCAGGCTCGGGCAATGGGATATTCGCTTCTTACATCGGTGGTTCCCTGGATGGATCGAGCCCACTATTTTCCCGGCGGAAAAGCGCTCCTCATAAAACTTGTTGCCGATGCACAAAGCGGGAGACTGCTGGGTGGACAGATAGTCGGGCCGGGTGATGTTACAAAACGAGTCGATGTAATCGCCACCGCCCTGAGCAGCCGCGCCAAAATCGAGGAGGTCGCCAATCTCGACCTCGGGTATGCGCCGCCGTATTCGACCGCGCTCGACAGCATTGCCCACGCCGCGAACGTGCTCCTGAACAAGAGAGATGGTTTGGCGAAAACCATTTCGGCCGCTGAGTTGCGCGCGCGGATCGAGCGAGATGAGGATTTTGTGCTCCTGGACGTGCGCGAAATGAATGAA
This window encodes:
- the aprB gene encoding adenylyl-sulfate reductase subunit beta — protein: MPSYVNPEKCDGCKALDKTACQYICPNDLMVLNKDLMKAYNREPEMCWECYNCVKICPTQAVEVRGYADFVPMGANVTPMRSTEDIMWTVKFRSGQIKRFKFPIRTTPEGSAVPDGGWKTGTDDLSSPILFTEPASGGMSDLAKLNK
- the aprA gene encoding adenylyl-sulfate reductase subunit alpha is translated as MADFQNVEITTDLLICGGGMAACGAAVEAAYWAKKSGVKVTLVDKAAMDRSGAVAMGLSAINQYVGLKDGENTLEDYIKYVRNDLMGITREDLVASIARHVDSTVHLFEKWGLPIWKDAEGKYVHEGRWQLMINGESYKVLVAEAAKNALGMDNIYERVFIVEPLLDGDRIAGAVGFSVRENKFYVFKAKAVLAAMGGAVHVFKPRSAGEGLGRAWYPPWNSGSSLYFTARAGAEQTCQEVRFIPVRFKDGYGPVGAWFLLFKSRATNAMGGDYMVERKPELQNWLPYGNVKPVPANLRNYLGMLDIMEGKGPIYMRTEEAIQKLAEAEPDEKKRKKKLKELESEAWEDFLDMTISQAVLWAGTNVQPEEKPSEIAASEPYFIGSHSGASGAWVSGMKDLAPPEYFWGYGHMSTVKGLFCAGDASGASSHKFSSGSCTEGRIAAKEAIRFIVENNTQPKVDAAAVAALKERLLKPLEIFQQFKGASSDPNINPNYMKPKMFMFRLQKVMDEYAGGVTAQFTTNKKSLERALELIGYLKEDSDKLAAEDLHELMRCWENVQRLWQAEVHVRSMLFREETRWPGYYFRSDFPKMDEQNWKVFVNAKCDPKTGQWEMAKRPVISIIS
- a CDS encoding YkgJ family cysteine cluster protein, which translates into the protein MKDFEDIKEAILTDAPRFKETDRFKFSCHRGVSCFTDCCADVNIFLTPYDILRMKKRLGISSDEFLSRYTLIPFNEKQQVPVVVLKMLENEKKQCPFLSPGGCTIYEDRPWACRMYPLGLASPKDNGNGEEQFYFLMQEGNCCGFKEEKEWSVRQWLEDQGIIEYNKMGESFKAIALHEYLQQGNHLDPDKMEMYHMACYNLDKFRRFVFESRFLSYFDIDAELAESLRNDDLQLMQFGFRWLRFALFNEPSIKIRDEVLAIRKIQLGKQAQ
- a CDS encoding CoB--CoM heterodisulfide reductase iron-sulfur subunit A family protein, which gives rise to MSTNGKILVIGGGISGISAAADAAEFGYDVVLVEKEPCLGGRVIRMNQYFPKLCPPSCGMEINVRRIRQNPKIKVYTMAEIEKVSGGPGDYSVSIRIRPRYVTGKQPVGQAHLDAVTTEVPNDFNYGMNSTKALHLPHETAFPMLHVLERSKLGAEEVEKLMAASPAGAIDLDMKEEVVEEKVGAIIIAAGWRPYDVAKLDNLGAGKYPNVITNVMMERLASHTGPTGGKITRPSDGKEPATVAFVQCAGSRDENHLPYCSALCCMGSLKQARYVRENLPEAKITIFYIDIRTIGRFEKFYYDLLDDPNISFIKGKVAKITEDAATGNPIVEAEEVMPGEKLREQFDMVVLATGVVPSTADLNIPGLKLEKDSDGFVIDSPNGSGIFAAGCAKRPLDVSRSVKDATAAVMKAIQLIRR
- a CDS encoding FAD-dependent oxidoreductase; translation: MMAADYLRMGIVKVQKTNPVEPFPESKDINKTILVVGGGIAGMTAALESAAAGYDVVLVEKSPQLGGWMAKLKKSTPRTAPYDSIEDTGIEEKIKQVQQNERIKVFTSAQIESINGGPGVFDVKLKGDGDTFRVGAIVQATGWKPYRPANLGHLGFGSLPNVITNVEMEEMAKSGSIARRSDGKKAKNVVFIQCAGSRDKNELSYCSSICCLNSLKQAAYVREQDPDAKAYIVYENMRTPGQYEYFYKKMQQDPGVFLTKGSVAGVKPNGDGSMEVEIKNSLLGEDILVDADLVVLATGMLPNAADGEKIRAVKDARSFLASDQGGPQVEEMKKKIAMWESHEGTEILNLNYRQGPDLPTLQYNYPDSHFICFPYETRRTGIYAAGAVRAPMDGLGSVEDATGAAFKAIQCVEMLSRGETVLPRAGDRSYPEFFLQRCTQCKRCTEECPFGTLNEDVKGTPLPNPTRCRRCGICLGACPERIISFKNYSVDQVASMIKAINVPDEFEEKPRVLVLACENDAYPAFDIAGQKGLKYSSFVRIIPVRCLGSVNVIWINEAFAKGFDGVMLFGCKYGDDYQCHFIRGSELMNTRGENVREKLKTMALENERVELHQVQISDWHKLPGLVNDFMEVIESVGMNPFKGM
- a CDS encoding pyridine nucleotide-disulfide oxidoreductase; amino-acid sequence: MKEARKIVIIGGVACGPKAAARARRRDPHAEITVIERGSLLSYAGCGIPYYIGGAIPEYDGLRKTQYGVVRDEQFFDSVKGIRVRTRTLAEAIDRKNKTVQIRNLQTESIEQLHYDKLVLATGASPARPPIEGLALDRVFFVHYPQDALRMRELIEGGEVDKAVLIGAGRISLEIAESLFAHAVDAVIVELEDCILPTMLDPEIAATVAGALRDEGVQVLVGEKVVRILANQDGQACGVVTGTREIPADMVVVATGVKPNVQLAAAAGLKIGSTGAISVNEYLQTNDPDIYAGGDCVECDSLVTGKKLYAPLGSTANRHGRVIGDNITGGKSVFPGVVGTSVMKAMGVNISSSGITERQARAMGYSLLTSVVPWMDRAHYFPGGKALLIKLVADAQSGRLLGGQIVGPGDVTKRVDVIATALSSRAKIEEVANLDLGYAPPYSTALDSIAHAANVLLNKRDGLAKTISAAELRARIERDEDFVLLDVREMNEVEKSRFENPRVCSLPLSRLRAAKDDIPSNKELICFCQLGMRSYEACRTLAGMGFDDVKFLEGGLRFWLEGGD